One genomic region from Syntrophorhabdaceae bacterium encodes:
- a CDS encoding transposase — protein MARPLRIQYENAYYHVTCRGNARARIFLNDYDRKTFIDLLQRSKEIYQVDIIAFVLMSNHFHLVV, from the coding sequence ATGGCCAGACCGCTTCGCATCCAGTACGAGAATGCCTATTATCACGTAACCTGCCGGGGGAATGCCCGTGCAAGGATATTCCTTAATGACTATGACCGGAAGACCTTTATCGATCTCCTTCAGCGTTCAAAAGAGATCTATCAGGTAGACATTATAGCCTTTGTCCTCATGAGCAATCATTTCCACCTTGTCGTAA